The stretch of DNA TCAGGAGGCCGAGCCCGACCATGATCCGGAAGCTCCAGAACACGATCGTCGAGTTCGGCCGGTCGTTCTTCGGGAACGTCTTCAGCCCGCGGATCTCGCCGTCCCACGTATGCGTGAGGATCAGGCTGCCCAGATGCGGGATCTGGATCGCGTCGCGCGTGACTTCCGCGTCCATGTCCGGAATCCCGAACAGGTTCAGCGCGGTGCCGCCGTGCTCGGTTTCCCACAGTCCCTCGATCGCGGCGATTTTCGCCGGCTGGTGTTCGAGCGTGTTCAGCCCGTGCTGGTCGCCCGCGAGAATCTGGACCGGCGCGAGCACCAGCAGCATCCACAGCGCCATCGAGAACATCGTGCGCACCGCCGGATCGCGCCGGCCGCGCAGCAGATGCCACGCGCCGGTCGCGGTGACGAGCAGCGCGACCACGAGGAACGCGGCGATCGTCATGTGCACGAGCCGGTACGGAAACGACGGGTTGAAGACGATCGCGAGCCAGTCCTGCGGCACGATGCGGCCGTTCTCGATCAGATAGCCGCGCGGCGTCTGCATCCAGCTGTTGGACGCGAGAATCCAGAACGTCGAGATCAGCGTGCCGAGCGCGACCAGCAGCGTCGCCGCGAAATGCGCGCGGCGGCCGACCTTGTCCCAGCCGAACAGCATGATGCCGAGGAAACCCGCTTCGAGGAAAAACGCGGTCATCACCTCGTAGGTGAGCAGCGGCCCGGTGATCGACCCGGCGAAGCGCGAGAAGCCCGCCCAGTTCGTGCCGAATTCGTAAGCCATCACGACGCCGGACACGACGCCCATCCCGAACGCCATCGCGAAGATTTTCGACCAGTACACGCACAGGCTGCGGTAATGCGGCTTGCCGGTTTTCAGCCACGCGCCTTCGAGCACGGCGATGAAGCTCGCGAGGCCGATGCTCGTCGCGGGAAAAACGATGTGAAACGCGATCGTGAATGCGAACTGGATTCTCGACAGATCGGCGGCGCTGGCACTCATGGTCTGACCTCCTGCTGTGGACGGCGATAAAAGCGGTTCGCGGCTGGACGGCAACAGCACTTTAACCGACATGGACGACGGATGCTTGAGCGATTGGGGCGCGCACGAAATTTGCCCAGTCATCCGGAATGATCGGCCGGCTGAAAGGCTGTGCGGCGGCGCAGCAAGCGCCAAACCCTGTCGGGCAGGGCGGCGATGGCTTGCGTCACAGACGCGGCATGCAAGCCGGGCGCATCCGATGAACGGCAATCCCATGAAGGGAATGGAGGCAGGCGATGAGCGATCGACAGCAGGCGCCGTTGAAAGAGAAGCGCCGTCTCGGCAACTGGATGCCGGCGCAGGAGCGGACGGCGGCCGCGTTTCGCCGCCGGATCGCGGCCGCGGCGGCGGCGGCCCACGATGCACGGCGCGCGCCGCTCGCGGGCGTCGTCCGGGATCTCGCGGACCTCGTGCACGGCGACGCGGTGTTGCGGATGAACCTGACGCGCGCGATCGACGAAGCCCGCGCGGCCGGTTACGACCTCGGTTATGCGTCGATCGACGAACTGATGCGGATCGTCGATTACCTGATGACGTACGCGCCGCCGTTCAGCGCGAGCGCGCCGGTCGCGACGCCGCTGAACGTCGTGCTCGACTGGCCGATGTGCATGCCGTCCGGCTACGCGGTGTTTCGCGACCCGGCGTTCAATGCGCAGTTGCGGCGCGTGCTCGATTACTGGTGCGGATTCCTGAGCGGCCCGCATTCGCGCGCGCATCTGAACGGACACGCGCCGGACGGCTGGTTCTGCGAAGAAGCGCGCGAGAAGATGGGGCTGGAGGAATTCGTCTGCGATCCGTCGCAGCCGCACTGGGGCTTCGAGTCGTGGAACGCGTTCTTCACGCGCCGGTTCCGGCCGGGCGCGCGGCCCGTTGCCGGGCCGGACGATCACCGGGTCATCGTCAGCGCGTGCGAGGCGTCGCCCTACGACGTGCGCGAGAACGTGAAGCTGCACGACCGCTTCTGGATCAAGTCGCAGCCTTATTCGCTGCGCGAGATCCTGACCGCGAGCCAGCAGGACCTGGCGGAGCGTTTCGTCGGCGGCTCGATCTTCCAGGGGTATCTGAGCGCGTTCAACTATCACCGCTGGCATGCGCCGGTCGCGGGGCGCATCCGCGCGGCCTATAACGTCGACGGCACCTGTTACTCGGACGTCGAGGCCGAAGGCGTCGATCCGCGCGGGCTGAACGATTCGCAGGGTTATATGACGGCCGTCGCCGCGCGGGCGGTCGTCGTGATCGACTGCGACGATCCGGGCATCGGCGAGGTCGCGTGCGTGTTCGTCGGGATGGCCGAGGTGTCGTCGTGCACGATCGTCGCGCTGCCGGGGCAGCGCGTCGCGAAGGGCGACGAACTCGGCTGTTTCCAGTACGGCGGCAGCACCTATTGCCTGATTTTCCGGCCGGGCGTGATCGAGCGGTTCGTGCCGCAGCCGCCGTATCGCGACGACGTGCCGCCGCTGCGGGTCAACTCGCATCTGGCTACGGCGCGGGGATAACCGCTGGAGGGGAGCGGGGCGTTCGCTGTTCGCCGTTCTTTTTCTCGCGCGGCTGGCGCGGACCCTGCGCCGCGCATGATGATGCGGGAACGCGTGCGCCGCTTGCGTGCGCGTCAGCGTGACCGACACAGGGCGACGCGGAGAGCTTCGCGCCGCAGCGTTGTTATCGCGAGCCGCCGATTCCGCGACGGGGTGTCAACGTCGTGCCCGCGTCAGCGCGACCTGCTTTTCGCGCTCTTTTTCGCGGCCACGGGCCTGCGCGTTTCCTTCTGCGCGACCGGCGCATCACCGCCGTTCAACTGCTCCATCCACGACAGCGCGTCGACGTACGACAGGAACTGCTCCAGATAACCGGGCGACAGCTCGCGCATCAGCGACAGCGACCGGTGCACGAGGCTGCTCGAATTCAGCGGCCCCGCGTTCGTCGGCACCTGGTCGCGCGACTGGCGCACCTGCCGTTCGGCGCTCACGCGCGACCAGGTTTTCCTGAAGTAATCGAGCATCTCCAGCTCGGGCCACGCGCCAGCGCGGGGCATCGCGCGAGCGGCGCGCGCCTGGTTCGCGATGTAGTCGTTCAGGTCTGCGAGACCGTTGGCCGTTTCGCGCTGCGTGTCCTTCTCGCCGGCCGCCGCCGTTGCGGACGATGCCCGCTCGACATCGTCCGCATACGCGGCGACCAGCGCATCGAGCCGTGCATCCAGCACGCGCCGCGCGTCGCCGCCGTGACGCGACGCACGCCGCTCCAGCGCGTCGATCAACCCGAAGCGCACCGGATCGAGACGATCCATGCCGCGCTCCCGCCACGCATCGAGCCGTGCGCGCGCGCGGGTCGTCGTCTGGGTTTCGTCAGTCATGGCGCGCGCCGTCGGCGACCGACGACTTCGGCACCGCCGCGATCTCGACGCGCCGGTTGCGCGCGCGGCCCGCGTCGTCCGCGTTCGAACTGACCGGCTGCTCGGACCCGAACGCGGCCGCGAACACCGACGACGCCGGCAGGCCTTCGTCGACGAACGCGCGCGTGACGGTCAGCGCGCGCTCGGCCGACAGTTCCCAGTTGTCCGCGAAGCGCCGGTTGCCCGAGCGGACCTGGCGGTCGTCCGCGAAGCCGCTGACCATCAGGATTTCGTCATGCGTCTTCAGATACGCGGCGAGCGGCCCCGCGAGGCTCTTCAGCAGCTCGCGGCCGGCCGGCTGCAACTGGTCCGAGTTCAGCGCGAACAGCACCGCGCCGTTGATGCCGATGCGTCCGTTCACGAGCGTCACGCGGCCGGCCGCGAGCGGGCCGGCCAGCGCCTGTTCGAGCGTCTTGCGGCGCTGCGTTTCGAGCTGCCGCTGCCGGACCTCGTGGTCGAGCCGCGACGACAGTTCGAGCTGCACGCCGATCACGCTGACGAGGATCAGCACGAACGCGCCGAGCAGCACCGACATCAGGTCGCCGAACGCGGCCCAGATCGGCGTCGTCGATTCGACGCCGCCGTCGATTTCGTCGTTCATGCCGGTCAGTCTCCGAGACTTGCGCGCGAATCGGCGAGCCGTTGCAGATCGTCGATGATCTGCTTCTGCGACAGCACGCTCAGATCGACGACCTCGCGCGCCTGCGCGACGTAATACGCGAGCTGTTCGTCGCTGCGCGCGAGCGATTTGTCGAGCGCGGCCTCGATGCGTTGCAGGTGCTCGACGAGCTTGTCGTTCGATGCGCCGAACCGTTGCACCGCCGCGCCAAACGTTTCGCCGAGGCTCGCGACTTCGACCGCGCTGCCGGTCATCTGCGCGGCGACCTCGTCCAGCCGGCGCGCGCCGTGGTCGACCTGCGCGCCGAAGCGGCCGCCGACGCGTTCGAGCAGATCGGCCGACGTCGACACGAGCGCGTCGATGGCCGTGCGCTGATCGGTGGACGCGTGGTTCACCGCGTCGAGCAGCGTGCCGAGCGTGTCGAGC from Paraburkholderia caballeronis encodes:
- a CDS encoding cytochrome ubiquinol oxidase subunit I; translated protein: MSASAADLSRIQFAFTIAFHIVFPATSIGLASFIAVLEGAWLKTGKPHYRSLCVYWSKIFAMAFGMGVVSGVVMAYEFGTNWAGFSRFAGSITGPLLTYEVMTAFFLEAGFLGIMLFGWDKVGRRAHFAATLLVALGTLISTFWILASNSWMQTPRGYLIENGRIVPQDWLAIVFNPSFPYRLVHMTIAAFLVVALLVTATGAWHLLRGRRDPAVRTMFSMALWMLLVLAPVQILAGDQHGLNTLEHQPAKIAAIEGLWETEHGGTALNLFGIPDMDAEVTRDAIQIPHLGSLILTHTWDGEIRGLKTFPKNDRPNSTIVFWSFRIMVGLGLLMLLLAIVGVALRRGGRLFENRLFQSFALAMGPTGYVALLMGWVTTEVGRQPWVVYGLMRTADAVSPVTVQNVGLSMMIFVIVYFVVFGTGAWYIFKLIRSGPPIDDAPHEPEPRAQNAVGAGRRPLSAAD
- a CDS encoding phosphatidylserine decarboxylase family protein — translated: MSDRQQAPLKEKRRLGNWMPAQERTAAAFRRRIAAAAAAAHDARRAPLAGVVRDLADLVHGDAVLRMNLTRAIDEARAAGYDLGYASIDELMRIVDYLMTYAPPFSASAPVATPLNVVLDWPMCMPSGYAVFRDPAFNAQLRRVLDYWCGFLSGPHSRAHLNGHAPDGWFCEEAREKMGLEEFVCDPSQPHWGFESWNAFFTRRFRPGARPVAGPDDHRVIVSACEASPYDVRENVKLHDRFWIKSQPYSLREILTASQQDLAERFVGGSIFQGYLSAFNYHRWHAPVAGRIRAAYNVDGTCYSDVEAEGVDPRGLNDSQGYMTAVAARAVVVIDCDDPGIGEVACVFVGMAEVSSCTIVALPGQRVAKGDELGCFQYGGSTYCLIFRPGVIERFVPQPPYRDDVPPLRVNSHLATARG
- a CDS encoding DUF2894 domain-containing protein gives rise to the protein MTDETQTTTRARARLDAWRERGMDRLDPVRFGLIDALERRASRHGGDARRVLDARLDALVAAYADDVERASSATAAAGEKDTQRETANGLADLNDYIANQARAARAMPRAGAWPELEMLDYFRKTWSRVSAERQVRQSRDQVPTNAGPLNSSSLVHRSLSLMRELSPGYLEQFLSYVDALSWMEQLNGGDAPVAQKETRRPVAAKKSAKSRSR
- a CDS encoding OmpA family protein, translating into MNDEIDGGVESTTPIWAAFGDLMSVLLGAFVLILVSVIGVQLELSSRLDHEVRQRQLETQRRKTLEQALAGPLAAGRVTLVNGRIGINGAVLFALNSDQLQPAGRELLKSLAGPLAAYLKTHDEILMVSGFADDRQVRSGNRRFADNWELSAERALTVTRAFVDEGLPASSVFAAAFGSEQPVSSNADDAGRARNRRVEIAAVPKSSVADGARHD